The window AGGCGTGTGTGTATAATCTCTGGACTCTGCTTACCATCCCGGGATTTCAACTTGTTCCTTGCTATCAACAAAGTTGTTAAAATACATTGTCCCAGGTAACGCGACTAAAATATCATCCGTATTATTTATGCTTTCCAATATATGTTAGTTCATAAGACGTCATGAAACTTAACTGGGGGAAAATGGATGGGCAGAATTGGGAACTTTTTAAGTTTGGTTGATTATTTGCTTATGGTGTTGCCGTTTTTCAGTCTTTACCGTTTTAGGTAACAGATGTACACGCTATGTAGATATGGGTAGATAATGACgatttgtctctgtttctctacagTCTTTCCACCTGTTTGAGCGTGTTGCAcagcaggacagagagagacagcagaagGAGTTGCAGCAACGACTCGAGGCCAGAGCAGCGCCCCCTGCAGTGCAGGAACTGGAGGTGCCAGCAGCGCAGTCGTTGGAGCCTAGCATAGAGAGTACAGAGCCCACTGTGAGAGAGAACTCTGCTTCAGAATCCGGAGAGCCCAGCGAAGCCTGTAGTTCCACCTCTTCCAGCCAAGCCTCAGCCTCTACTTCACAGCCTCAGAGCAGCGCTGTCACCCAGCCAACAGCACAGGGAGAACAGGCTACGGCAGCCGGCAGTTCAGGCTGTACAGCGTCCGCGCCTGCAGAGTTAGTATAGTGCCGTATGGCGTCAGGccttttgtattgtattgtaaaaaAATTGTATTGCAAACGTGAAAAGGTAACAGAAGTTCATCCTAAAATGCTGAATTTGAATCGTTGGTAAATTGAAAAGCTGCACCCCACAACTATCTTCCAGGAGATGCAATCATCTCTCCTCTTTAGACCAGTGATGGCAGACGGGCAAGCAAAATCCCTCATTCGGTACCCGGTTGCTATAAATCTACCGTACGCAGTTCATTCAGTTTCTGTTCAAGTTAGAAGCAAGCACAGAACAGTGTAGGGAATAATTGTCCCATCTAAATTGCTGTTTTACCTTTTTTTATATCCCACtatatcatttttaaatgtgatcCCATTCACATTTTCTTAGTACGAACTGGGCTATAAGAGCCCATCACATTATTTTCCCTTGCCAGAGGGACTGGGCTGAACTAGACTGTTACAGCTGCTCTAATGGCCTATAGTTGATCAGTCTAATAGTATCCCAATGTTTCCATGCAATACAGCATGTCAGATCACTAATGTACAGGTGTGGGCTGGCTGCTGTGTTTTTCAAAGGTTTCTGCATGGCTATGCCGTGAGTGACACTACGGTTGTTGAACACATTCTCCTGAGGTGGGGAGGGTCCTGGGCTTTGCAGGGTGCGCCAGGCCTGTGCAACCTTTtcccctgtttgtttttttaactccacatgtacagtggggagaacaagtgtttgatacactgcccgaTTTTgccgattttcctacttacaaagcatgtagaggtctgtaattttttatcataggtactcttcaactgtgagagacggaatctaaaacagaaatccagaaaatcacattgtatgatttttaaataattcatttgcattttattgcatgacataagtatttgatcacctaccaacctgttAGTTTCTCTTtaggaagccctcctgttctccactcattacctgtattaactggacCTGTTTGAACGtattacttgtataaaagacacctgtccacacactcaatcaaacagactcctacctctccacaatggtcaagaccagagagctgtgtaaggacatcagggataaaattgtagacctgcacaaggctgggatgggctacaggacaataggcaagcagcttggtgagaaggcaacaactgttggcgcaattattagaaaatggaagaagttctagatgacagtcaatctccatcggtctggggctccatgcaagatctcaccacgtGAGacagcatcaatgatcataaggaaggtgagggatcagcccagaactacacagcaggacctggtcaatgacctgaagagagctgggaccacagtctcaaagaaaaccattagtaacacactacgccgtcatggattaaaatcatgcagcgcacgcaaggtccccctgctcaaaccagcgccTGTCTatgccgtctgaagtttgccaaagaccatctggatgatccagaggaggaatgggagaaggtcatgtgatctgatgagacaaaaatagagctttttggtctaaactccactcgctgtgtttggagaaagaagaaggatgagtacaaccccaagaacaccatcccaaccgtgaagcatggaggtggaaacatcattctttggggatgcttttctgcaaaggggacaggacgactgcaccgtattgaggggaggatggatggggccatgtatcgcgagattttggccaacaacctccttccctcagtaagagcattgaagatgtgtcgtggctgggtcttccagcatgacaacgacccgaaacacacagccagggcaactaaggagtagctcagtaagaagcatctcaaggtcctggagtggcctagccagtctccagacctgaacacaatagaaaatctttggagggagctgaaagtccgtatgcccaacgacagccccgaaacctgaaggatctggagaaggtctgtatggaggagtgggccaaaatccctgctgcagtgtgtgcacacctggtcaagaactacaggttggcagaaaacgtatgatctttgtttgcaattacagaggtttctgtaccaaatattaagttctgcttttctgatgtatcaaatacttgcaataaaatgcaaatgaattacttaaaaatcatacaatgtgattttctggatttttgttttaaattccgtctctcacagttgaagagtacctatgataaaaatgacagacttctacatgctttgtaagtgggaaacactgccgattttgcaggttatcaaacacttgatctccccactgtatattattcaACTACATTTAAAAGCTGGTTTCGCAGGTTTCCCAGGGAACTTTGTCATGACCTGTGCGCAGGCTGGCCGTCAAGCCATGAAAGAACGGCGCTGACACTGTTCTCCTCAGCTGCCTCAGCCTGCAGTGTTCCCTAAAAACACGCGCTCACTCCACAGCAGCCGATTTGAACTGAAACGAATAGATGGGAACTGGAAATGAGCAATGAACGTCACAGTGCAGAAAGGGAGTAACAACGTGCGACGGAATTTTTAATTGTTACGATTTATTTTGAGTTCAATGCGTACGGCGTACATTTCACTGCGCTGTACTTGTTTCTCTTGGCCGGTACTGGTTCTCTTGGCCATAGGAATATTAGTGAATTGCCCCCCAGTGTTGCTTCAGTAGGTTATGAAGTAAACCCATGTATCACAGGACGCTTAGATTAAGTGTTTGCTCCGCTGTCATGCGAGTACGAGTGGACAGATTGACATCTGAAGGTCCTCATTGGTCTTTGTGCATCGTCAGTGGTCAGGTGGTGTACCAGGCCAGTCCGGAGAGTTACAACGGGGCCGTGAGGGACAACTACAGCTGGTCACAGGACTACACGGACATCGAGGTTCGCGTCAACGTCCCCAAAACCACCGTCAAGGGCAGACAGGTATCCACAGCGTGTTTGcatgacattttaatttcacattTCACTTTGGTCCATGCATGTCTGAGTCAGTGGTAGAGTTGGTTGAAGTTCGGGGGAAAACCCAACCGTGGATTACTGGTTCCCAGTGTCCGTAGGCTCTTAAGTTCTCCCGTAATGCTGTAACGTTTTGTGACCCAGGTGCGTGTGAACATACGGtcgggcagtgtgtgtgtgtgtctcaaggAGGGAACCGAAGAGAAGGTCTTGATGGAAGGAGAGCTCACGCACAGAATCAACACGGAGACCTCGCTGTGGAGCTTGGAGCCTGGACGCTGTGTCGTGGTgagagacacacccacacacgcgcCCTCTTACAAGCACAAGCGCGTGTGCACTCTAAGTGTTGTTTGCTCTGTGCGTAGATGTCTCTCAGCAAGTGTGGTGAGGTGTGGTGGAGCGCCGTGTTGAAGGGCGAGGAGGAGATTGACGTGAACCAGATCAACAGGGAGCGCTCCATGGCCACAGTGGATGAAGAGGAGCACGCTGTGCTGGACAGACTCACGTTCGACTATCGCCAGAAACTACAGGGCAAGCCGCAGAGCCATGAGATGGTGAGACTTAGTACACGCACATTGGCAATAACTAGTCCAGCAGGAAAGGTCAAAACCATGTGAATAATCAATCAGTCAGATTTGCTTTCTAAAgccattccttagatttacaaaagagaaggagaactgactctACTCTCCCagaacaataatatagcagcgtaaaacctctggggctgagacagggttTCAGTGACATTATGGCCctaggcaggaagtcaatccacccgcATTGTCAAGCATCAACCAGAGGGCCACCAACCAACCGCAGCCACCTTGAgggagggccaagtattgccagcagaatTCATTCCCATTGATGACAGTGATCTAAGGGAAGGAGACCACAATGGAAGGACAACACATTGTTAGGCTGATGAACTGTTTGCTAAACATTGATTGACATGGCGGATTACTAGTCAGCACATCGCATCCGTACCTGGTCAAACACGGTCAAAATGCATCGGAAGGCTTTGTTCGATTTGAGGGACATATGACAGGCATGAGAGCATACGAGTATTAAAATCCCTTCACAACTGACAAGATACATTGCTTAGCTTTCAGATATTAATATGGATATTTTGCAGAAGTCCAATTTGCATTTTCTTAAGTTCTGTCGTTACTGTTGTTTCCCTGTCccaatccctctgtctctcccctctgtctgtccggttccctctgcccccccccccatcctgttccctctgtctgtccccctctcGCTGTCATTGTAGAAGGTCCATGAAATGCTGAAGAAAGGTTGGGATGCTGAAGGCTCTCCCTTTAAAGGACAGGAGTTTGATCCCTCCATGTTTGACATCCCTCCCAGCGCTGTACAGATGTGAACACAAACAATCACCATGTTGTGCATTGGAGGTGAGAGACGGACAAGAGTGGGCTGTTTTTACAGTGGAGATGCTTTGTTTTCcccccgttttttttttttaaatacatttttcgcGATCTTTGAACATTAGTGACAGAAGCTGTGTGGAAGCTTTGTTTCTGTCTTCTGACTGATACGACAGAACTGGGCTGTGTTCTTTAGGTTCCAAACGGAACAAAACCCACTGATCAGGAATGGCCTGGACTCTTAGAAAACTCATATTCCTTTTCTGTTGCAAAACGTTTGTTTCAGGCACTCGTGAAAATGTTCTGGACTTCCCTGTTTGTGTCTTTCTACCCACCACTAAACATACCCGACCTGTTGGTAGATGGAGCTACCCTGATAGATCTTTAATAGGTTTATCGTgcccaaattcaaaatgttcttattGAGGGAGTGGTTGGCAAACTGACCCTAGATTTGTGTCTAAATGGGCTTTCCAGGTTCAGATTTGTTACTTGTGTGTTACTCATTGATGCTTTATTGATTTGCTCAAGTTGTCCttgtcatttttcttttactgaggtgtctcattatttttgtgtgcctcaaataaataaatgaaataaagagTAAAAACTTTCACTGGTGTTCTCTGTTGGCTCTGTATGTCGCCATTGTGTGTTGGTGCGCCATGGAGTGGCAGTAAAACCTATGAGGTCCTGCTACAGGAGTTACCAACTTGTGATACAACAGTACCTCCAGAGGAGGGCGCTGTAACAAGAGCACAGATTCTCCCTAATGCGGTATAATGTTTCTTATTGGCCTGAGAATGCCAGGATCAGATGAGTGGATAGGAGATGGATGGGGAGGGATATTACAAGTCATATATTTAGTTGAAAAATTCAGACAAATCATGGACACCGTCAGACAGTTCTTTGAAGAACAACaggatttttatttgtattagaTCAGCAGTCCTATTCTTGAAGAGCTTCATACAAGCCTTGATCTGAGTTTTAGATGCCCGTCTCCCTAAGAATAGAGTTGTTAGTGATGACAGTGCAGAGGAATAAGCCAGGAATAGAGACAGCAGACAGTAGGAACCTGTGACTCAGCTGATTTCCTTT is drawn from Esox lucius isolate fEsoLuc1 chromosome 14, fEsoLuc1.pri, whole genome shotgun sequence and contains these coding sequences:
- the nudcd3 gene encoding nudC domain-containing protein 3, encoding MASTVEMTELYDNALLGILQHVGNIQNFLQVYFGFLYRKTDFYRLLSSPNDRMGFPPGVAEKMVLKSFHLFERVAQQDRERQQKELQQRLEARAAPPAVQELEVPAAQSLEPSIESTEPTVRENSASESGEPSEACSSTSSSQASASTSQPQSSAVTQPTAQGEQATAAGSSGCTASAPADGQVVYQASPESYNGAVRDNYSWSQDYTDIEVRVNVPKTTVKGRQVRVNIRSGSVCVCLKEGTEEKVLMEGELTHRINTETSLWSLEPGRCVVMSLSKCGEVWWSAVLKGEEEIDVNQINRERSMATVDEEEHAVLDRLTFDYRQKLQGKPQSHEMKVHEMLKKGWDAEGSPFKGQEFDPSMFDIPPSAVQM